A part of Agromyces protaetiae genomic DNA contains:
- a CDS encoding YbaK/EbsC family protein encodes MTAPTHPAVDRVSEALAAQGVEPRITWFEDAVTTAQLAADALGVEVGQIANSLVFLIDDEPILVLTSGAHRVDTEWLGAQLGGDIRRASKDDVKTATGQVIGGVAPVGHPAPVRTIVDTHLSTYPEVWAAAGHAKTVFPTTFDELVRITGGTPHAVEPAA; translated from the coding sequence ATGACCGCCCCCACCCATCCCGCCGTCGACCGAGTCTCCGAGGCCCTCGCAGCGCAGGGCGTCGAGCCGCGCATCACCTGGTTCGAGGACGCCGTGACGACCGCCCAGCTCGCCGCCGACGCGCTCGGCGTCGAGGTCGGCCAGATCGCGAACTCGCTCGTGTTCCTCATCGACGACGAGCCCATCCTCGTGCTCACGAGCGGCGCCCACCGCGTCGACACGGAGTGGCTCGGCGCACAGCTCGGGGGAGACATCCGCCGGGCGTCGAAAGACGACGTGAAGACTGCGACCGGTCAGGTCATCGGCGGCGTCGCCCCGGTCGGGCACCCCGCACCGGTTCGCACGATCGTCGACACCCACCTCTCGACCTACCCCGAGGTGTGGGCCGCGGCCGGGCACGCGAAGACCGTGTTCCCCACGACGTTCGACGAGCTCGTCCGCATCACGGGCGGCACGCCGCACGCGGTCGAGCCCGCCGCCTGA
- a CDS encoding APC family permease produces the protein MSDPSPASGPALDRRLHLGGAVAIGLASMIGAGVFAVWAPAAAAAGGLLLVGLLVAAFVAFANAGSTAQLAARYPESGGAYRYGRERLGAWSGFFAGWGFVVGKTASCAAMAMTAAAYLAPAEWMRPVAVAAVVAVAAIDLAGVTRTARAATAIVAIVLAVLAIVFAAGVVASVVSPVAIPDAPAPGPEASGAFFSRPGTLGAYGVLQSAGLLFFAFAGYARVATLGEEVVEPARTIPRAIAISFGIALAVYAALAVVLLAGLGAERLAASDAPLADLVATAGWGWAAPVVQVAAGLASLGALLALLAGIGRTSLAMGRDRELPAALARISSRTHVPHVAVIVVSVAVVALVVVADLRGAIGFSSFGVLVYYFVANSAALTQPRAERRIPRWLSAVGAIGCLVLVAALPWPSVVAGLAVFAVGALVRAVALARRRRLSA, from the coding sequence GTGAGCGACCCTTCACCGGCCTCCGGGCCCGCCCTCGACCGTCGCCTGCACCTCGGCGGCGCGGTCGCGATCGGCCTCGCGTCGATGATCGGCGCGGGCGTGTTCGCCGTGTGGGCGCCGGCCGCGGCAGCGGCGGGCGGGCTGCTCCTCGTCGGGCTTCTCGTCGCGGCGTTCGTCGCGTTCGCCAACGCGGGCTCGACCGCGCAGCTCGCGGCCCGATACCCCGAGTCGGGCGGCGCCTACCGGTACGGCCGCGAGCGGCTCGGCGCCTGGTCCGGGTTCTTCGCCGGCTGGGGGTTCGTCGTGGGCAAGACCGCGAGCTGCGCGGCCATGGCGATGACGGCTGCGGCGTACCTCGCCCCCGCCGAGTGGATGCGACCGGTCGCGGTCGCGGCGGTCGTCGCGGTCGCCGCGATCGACCTCGCGGGCGTCACGCGCACGGCGCGAGCCGCAACGGCCATCGTCGCGATCGTGCTCGCGGTGCTCGCGATCGTCTTCGCGGCCGGGGTCGTCGCGTCGGTCGTCTCGCCGGTCGCGATTCCGGATGCCCCGGCGCCCGGCCCCGAGGCATCCGGCGCGTTCTTCTCCCGGCCCGGAACGCTCGGCGCCTACGGCGTCCTGCAGTCGGCGGGTCTGCTGTTCTTCGCGTTCGCGGGGTACGCGCGCGTCGCGACGCTCGGCGAAGAGGTCGTCGAGCCCGCGCGCACGATCCCGCGGGCGATCGCGATCTCGTTCGGCATCGCCCTCGCGGTGTACGCCGCGCTCGCGGTCGTCCTCCTCGCAGGGCTCGGCGCGGAGCGCCTCGCGGCATCCGACGCCCCGCTCGCCGACCTCGTCGCGACCGCGGGATGGGGCTGGGCCGCACCCGTCGTGCAGGTCGCCGCGGGGCTCGCGTCGCTCGGCGCGCTCCTCGCCCTCCTCGCAGGCATCGGCCGCACGTCGCTCGCCATGGGCCGCGACCGCGAGCTGCCCGCCGCGCTCGCGCGCATCTCGTCGCGCACGCATGTGCCGCACGTCGCCGTGATCGTCGTGTCGGTCGCGGTCGTCGCGCTCGTCGTCGTCGCCGACCTCCGGGGCGCGATCGGCTTCTCGAGCTTCGGCGTGCTCGTCTACTATTTCGTCGCGAACTCCGCCGCCCTGACCCAGCCGCGTGCGGAACGGCGCATCCCGCGCTGGCTCTCGGCGGTCGGGGCGATCGGATGCCTCGTGCTCGTCGCCGCGCTCCCGTGGCCGTCGGTCGTGGCGGGGCTCGCGGTCTTCGCCGTCGGGGCGCTCGTGCGCGCGGTCGCGCTCGCCCGCCGCCGTAGGCTTTCGGCATGA
- a CDS encoding DUF6716 putative glycosyltransferase, with the protein MSVQRRLLVVSDSDSYTKWGAALASTLPPSWEADLVVVGSTVLPSDRQLRVALAGTRWQTDVPRSAHLDELAPLVGDLRPDAVLLALRGPLVRVIAPMLQVLPDRPVLVSGFPGLTIPAVPKAVVYREQTDLVVLHSRREVREFAALAEDLPAAPAFGLATLPFLAARAAGSAVVDGAGGEARDPEASDVVFAVQAKVPATREERVALVGMLAAAARRQPRKRFVVKVRARKGEAQTHDEQFDLADLIADPAVTRELGATMPANLVVADGPMAEHLAQAEALVTVSSTAVLEAIAAGVPALLLDEFGVGAPQLNLVFEGSGLFGDAEALAAGDWRVPDADWLADNYFHERGADDWLAGLEALVASRDATPLPALPRHHNLAGGALRRAFERRRMLGAHDRSLLGTVSVLVAVPSRAALRAARKARRRLRGEASAIAA; encoded by the coding sequence GTGAGCGTGCAGCGCAGGCTCCTCGTCGTCTCCGACTCCGACTCGTACACGAAGTGGGGCGCGGCGCTCGCGTCGACCCTCCCGCCGTCGTGGGAGGCCGACCTCGTCGTCGTCGGCTCGACCGTGCTGCCGAGCGATCGGCAGTTGCGGGTCGCGCTCGCGGGAACGAGGTGGCAGACGGATGTCCCGCGCAGCGCGCACCTCGACGAGCTCGCGCCGCTCGTCGGCGACCTGCGCCCCGACGCCGTGCTGCTCGCGCTCCGCGGGCCGCTCGTGCGCGTCATCGCGCCCATGCTGCAGGTGCTGCCGGACCGGCCCGTGCTCGTGTCGGGGTTCCCGGGCCTCACGATCCCGGCGGTGCCGAAGGCCGTCGTGTACCGCGAGCAGACCGACCTCGTGGTGCTCCACAGCCGTCGCGAGGTGCGCGAGTTCGCGGCGCTCGCCGAAGACCTTCCGGCGGCGCCTGCGTTCGGGCTCGCGACGTTGCCGTTCCTCGCGGCGCGGGCGGCTGGGAGCGCGGTCGTCGACGGCGCGGGCGGGGAAGCGCGCGACCCCGAGGCATCCGACGTCGTCTTCGCCGTGCAGGCGAAGGTGCCCGCGACGCGCGAGGAGCGCGTAGCGCTCGTCGGCATGCTCGCCGCCGCCGCCCGTCGGCAGCCGCGGAAGCGTTTCGTCGTCAAGGTGCGAGCCCGCAAGGGCGAGGCGCAGACCCACGACGAGCAGTTCGACCTCGCCGACCTCATCGCCGATCCCGCGGTGACGCGTGAGCTCGGCGCGACGATGCCCGCGAACCTCGTCGTCGCCGACGGGCCCATGGCCGAGCACCTCGCACAGGCCGAGGCGCTCGTCACGGTGAGCTCGACGGCCGTGCTCGAGGCGATCGCTGCGGGGGTTCCGGCGCTGCTCCTCGACGAGTTCGGCGTCGGTGCGCCGCAGTTGAACCTCGTGTTCGAGGGGTCTGGGCTCTTCGGCGACGCCGAGGCGCTCGCGGCAGGGGACTGGCGCGTGCCCGACGCCGACTGGCTCGCCGACAACTACTTCCACGAGCGGGGCGCCGACGACTGGCTCGCCGGGCTCGAAGCGCTCGTCGCTTCACGCGATGCGACTCCGCTGCCGGCGCTGCCGCGCCACCACAACCTCGCGGGCGGAGCGCTGCGCCGCGCGTTCGAGCGGCGCCGCATGCTCGGCGCGCACGACCGGTCGCTCCTCGGCACGGTGTCGGTGCTCGTCGCCGTGCCGTCTCGGGCGGCGCTCCGCGCGGCGCGCAAGGCGCGCAGGCGGTTGCGGGGTGAGGCTTCCGCGATCGCCGCCTGA
- a CDS encoding aldose 1-epimerase family protein: protein MTLPTGEQYVLETSTSSGELRATITGVAASLRTLSIDGVDLVPPYGEDQTPPSAAGIVLVPWPNRIRDGKWTHDGVEHRLAITEPKLDNAIHGLLRYTEYREVARERDSVTLGATIYPQLGYPFLLETGVHYELVADGLKVTHYIENLGGEPAPVAVGTHPFLKISGVPTEDLVLRLDAGSHIEVDERLLPTGEVPVDGTEWDFREGRRVGDVSLDDAFGEVAAVDGFVEHTLTAPDGRQVAVWAEEEFDYVQVFTTREFPGEGGDVAIAIEPMTAPAEAFNSGRGLRWLDPGEQLRLTWGIRFRGFTAAE from the coding sequence ATGACCTTGCCCACCGGTGAACAGTACGTGCTCGAGACCTCCACCTCGAGCGGCGAACTCCGTGCGACCATCACCGGGGTCGCGGCTTCCCTCCGCACGCTCAGCATCGACGGCGTCGACCTCGTGCCGCCCTACGGCGAAGACCAGACGCCGCCGTCGGCAGCCGGCATCGTGCTCGTGCCGTGGCCGAACCGCATCCGCGACGGCAAGTGGACCCACGACGGCGTCGAGCACCGACTCGCGATCACCGAGCCCAAGCTCGACAACGCCATCCACGGCCTCCTCCGCTACACCGAGTACCGCGAGGTCGCACGCGAACGCGACTCGGTGACCCTCGGCGCGACGATCTACCCCCAGCTCGGCTACCCGTTTCTCCTCGAGACGGGCGTGCACTACGAGCTCGTGGCAGACGGGCTCAAGGTCACGCACTACATCGAGAACCTCGGCGGGGAGCCCGCGCCCGTCGCCGTCGGCACGCACCCGTTCCTCAAGATCAGCGGCGTGCCGACCGAAGACCTCGTGCTCCGTCTCGACGCGGGCAGCCACATCGAGGTCGACGAGCGGCTGCTTCCGACGGGCGAAGTCCCCGTCGACGGCACCGAGTGGGACTTCCGCGAGGGCCGCCGCGTCGGAGACGTGTCGCTCGACGACGCGTTCGGCGAGGTCGCCGCGGTCGACGGGTTCGTCGAGCACACCCTCACCGCACCCGACGGCCGCCAGGTCGCGGTCTGGGCCGAGGAGGAGTTCGACTACGTGCAGGTGTTCACGACGCGCGAGTTCCCCGGAGAGGGCGGCGACGTCGCGATCGCGATCGAGCCGATGACGGCGCCCGCCGAGGCGTTCAACTCGGGTCGCGGACTGCGTTGGCTCGACCCGGGCGAGCAGTTGCGTCTCACGTGGGGCATCCGCTTCCGCGGATTCACGGCCGCCGAGTGA
- a CDS encoding N-acetylneuraminate synthase family protein: protein MPVRIGRHEIGDGLPVYVIAEIGLNHNGDVELAKRLIDVAAAAGAQAVKFQKRTPELATPEHMKDVPRETPWGTMSYLEYRHRVEFGRDEYLEVARHADLAGLDWFASPWDEPSVDFLDELDVVAYKVASASVTDLPLLRRIAATGRPVILSTGMSTLAEIDEAVVTLRRAGAGDLVIMHATSSYPMPPEEANLRTIDTLRGRYEGVPIGYSGHERGLQISIAAVALGAVAVERHITLDRTMWGSDHSASLEPQGLEHLVRDIRILEQAMGDGVKRVFPGELAPKAKLRRVLVQ from the coding sequence ATGCCCGTTCGCATCGGACGCCACGAGATCGGCGACGGCCTGCCCGTGTACGTCATCGCCGAGATCGGCCTCAACCACAACGGCGACGTCGAGCTCGCGAAGCGGCTCATCGACGTCGCGGCCGCGGCGGGCGCGCAGGCGGTCAAGTTTCAGAAGCGCACGCCCGAGCTCGCGACGCCCGAGCACATGAAGGATGTCCCGCGCGAGACGCCGTGGGGCACGATGAGCTACCTCGAATACCGGCATCGCGTCGAGTTCGGCCGCGACGAGTACCTCGAGGTCGCTCGCCACGCCGACCTCGCCGGGCTCGACTGGTTCGCGTCGCCCTGGGACGAGCCGTCGGTCGACTTCCTCGACGAGCTCGACGTCGTCGCGTACAAGGTCGCGTCGGCATCGGTGACCGACCTGCCGCTCCTCCGCCGCATCGCGGCGACGGGGCGCCCGGTCATCCTCTCGACGGGCATGTCGACGCTCGCCGAGATCGACGAAGCCGTCGTGACGCTCCGCCGCGCGGGGGCGGGCGACCTCGTCATCATGCACGCCACGTCGAGCTACCCCATGCCGCCCGAAGAGGCGAACCTCCGCACGATCGACACCCTCCGGGGGCGTTACGAGGGCGTGCCGATCGGCTACTCGGGGCACGAGCGGGGGCTCCAGATCTCGATCGCGGCCGTCGCCCTCGGCGCCGTCGCCGTCGAGCGCCACATCACGCTCGACCGCACGATGTGGGGCAGCGACCATTCGGCCTCGCTCGAGCCTCAGGGGCTCGAGCACCTCGTGCGCGACATCCGCATCCTCGAGCAGGCGATGGGCGACGGCGTCAAGCGCGTCTTCCCGGGCGAGCTCGCCCCCAAGGCGAAGCTGCGGCGGGTGCTCGTGCAGTGA
- a CDS encoding helix-turn-helix domain-containing protein, translated as MKPNDDAPGRGCGWLADPAFLLRSVRRRADLSQRELAARLGLDRSQVARVEAGRRRLTIEELERVLAIAGMRLAVVDSEDRPVELDGDPEVRDRGGRRFPAHLDVRYFPDIPWFALQRVQHDIPLRRAWYEHRAGRDLHRDSARRRGRSATP; from the coding sequence ATGAAGCCGAACGACGACGCGCCGGGCCGCGGCTGCGGATGGCTGGCCGATCCCGCTTTCCTCCTCCGATCCGTGCGGCGTCGAGCCGATCTGAGTCAGCGCGAGCTCGCGGCGAGGCTTGGCCTCGACCGCTCGCAGGTGGCGCGAGTGGAGGCCGGGCGACGTCGTCTCACGATCGAGGAGCTCGAGCGGGTGCTGGCGATCGCGGGGATGCGCCTCGCGGTCGTGGATTCCGAGGACCGGCCTGTGGAGCTCGACGGCGACCCCGAGGTGCGCGACCGCGGCGGGCGGAGGTTCCCCGCGCACCTCGACGTGCGATACTTCCCCGACATCCCGTGGTTCGCGCTGCAGCGCGTCCAGCACGACATTCCGCTCCGACGTGCGTGGTACGAGCACCGCGCGGGTCGCGACCTGCACCGCGATTCCGCTCGACGTCGGGGCAGGAGCGCAACGCCGTAG
- a CDS encoding gamma carbonic anhydrase family protein: MTIDAAARIIPLAGIPAPQVDETAFVAAGAIVVGNVTLEAGSSVWYNAVLRAEAEPIVLGEHANLQDTVVCHVDAGYPLTVGAGVSVGHGAVLHGCTIERDSLIGMSATVLNGAVIGEGSLVAAGAVVLEGTIVPPGSLVAGVPAKVRRELTASERAALQHNAQAYLAHVVEHTTPVE, encoded by the coding sequence ATGACGATCGACGCCGCCGCCCGAATCATCCCGCTCGCCGGAATCCCGGCCCCGCAGGTCGACGAGACCGCCTTCGTCGCGGCGGGCGCGATCGTCGTCGGCAACGTGACCCTCGAGGCCGGATCGAGCGTCTGGTACAACGCGGTGCTCCGCGCCGAAGCCGAGCCCATCGTGCTCGGTGAGCATGCGAACCTCCAAGACACCGTCGTGTGCCACGTCGACGCGGGCTACCCGCTCACGGTCGGCGCGGGCGTCTCCGTCGGGCACGGCGCCGTGCTCCACGGCTGCACCATCGAGCGCGACTCGCTCATCGGCATGTCGGCGACCGTGCTGAACGGCGCCGTCATCGGCGAAGGCTCGCTCGTCGCGGCCGGCGCCGTCGTGCTCGAGGGCACGATCGTGCCCCCCGGATCACTCGTCGCGGGCGTGCCCGCGAAGGTGCGCCGCGAGCTCACTGCTTCCGAACGCGCGGCCCTGCAGCACAATGCGCAGGCCTACCTCGCGCACGTCGTCGAGCACACGACACCCGTCGAGTAG
- a CDS encoding MarP family serine protease: protein MSGWSVLLDVGLVVVLVGALAYGWHSGLLRTAAGLAGLAAGGVAAFFAMPWVGGIVDRPMWRAAAVVLTAALLLSVGAVVGTALGRLLNRGARAIRLGWLDRTLGAIGNLVAAAFAIALVASGVASMGVPALTPVVAGSWVVRGIDAVTPTPARAALAEIRAATFGGAIPWLGEVIGGPTEAPAPPTGELDDADLVAAGASVVRISGLAFRCGVSMSGSGFVIAPDRVVTNAHVVAGVPEPVVEAPGRIPLPGRVVAIDRDADLALIAVDGLGVEPLDLAANPPTGTDAAIGGYPFGGPYELRAARFLETGPLAIDEDGVRSTRDVTTLAAKVDHGNSGGPVLTLDGDVGAIVFAKSETVPDVGYAIPASTLAPLAARASALVDAVDVGSCVR, encoded by the coding sequence ATGTCCGGTTGGAGCGTCCTGCTCGACGTCGGCCTCGTGGTCGTCCTGGTCGGCGCGCTCGCCTACGGCTGGCATTCGGGACTGCTCCGTACAGCCGCGGGACTCGCGGGCCTCGCCGCGGGCGGCGTCGCCGCGTTCTTCGCGATGCCGTGGGTCGGCGGAATCGTCGATCGTCCGATGTGGCGCGCGGCTGCCGTCGTGCTCACCGCGGCGCTCCTGCTCTCGGTCGGAGCGGTCGTCGGCACTGCGCTCGGGCGGCTTCTGAACCGGGGCGCTCGGGCGATCAGGCTCGGATGGCTCGACCGCACGCTCGGCGCGATCGGCAACCTCGTCGCCGCGGCCTTCGCGATCGCGCTCGTGGCGTCGGGCGTCGCGTCCATGGGCGTCCCCGCCCTCACACCCGTCGTCGCGGGATCCTGGGTCGTGCGCGGCATCGACGCCGTGACGCCGACGCCCGCGCGCGCGGCGCTCGCCGAGATCCGTGCGGCGACGTTCGGCGGGGCGATCCCCTGGCTCGGCGAGGTCATCGGCGGGCCGACCGAGGCCCCTGCCCCGCCCACAGGCGAACTCGACGATGCCGACCTCGTCGCGGCCGGGGCATCCGTCGTCCGCATCAGCGGACTGGCGTTCCGCTGCGGAGTGAGCATGTCGGGCTCGGGCTTCGTCATCGCGCCCGACCGTGTCGTGACGAACGCGCACGTCGTCGCGGGCGTGCCCGAGCCCGTCGTCGAGGCGCCCGGGCGCATCCCGCTGCCGGGCCGCGTGGTCGCGATCGACCGCGACGCCGACCTCGCGCTCATCGCCGTCGACGGGTTGGGGGTCGAACCGCTCGACCTCGCCGCGAACCCGCCGACCGGCACCGACGCGGCGATCGGCGGCTACCCGTTCGGCGGACCCTACGAACTGCGCGCCGCACGCTTCCTCGAAACCGGGCCGCTCGCGATCGACGAGGACGGCGTGCGGTCGACGCGCGACGTCACGACGCTCGCCGCGAAGGTCGACCACGGCAACTCGGGCGGCCCTGTGCTGACACTCGACGGTGACGTGGGCGCGATCGTGTTCGCGAAGAGCGAGACCGTCCCGGACGTCGGGTACGCGATCCCGGCTTCGACGTTGGCGCCGCTCGCGGCGCGGGCATCCGCCCTCGTCGACGCCGTCGACGTCGGGTCGTGCGTGCGCTGA